One Romboutsia sp. 13368 genomic window carries:
- a CDS encoding energy-coupling factor transporter ATPase, with amino-acid sequence MSIKVKNLTHIYNEGMPFSSKALDDISFEIKDKDFVGLIGHTGSGKSTLIQHLNGILKPSSGDIFINDFKITDPDLNLTEIRKRVGVVFQYPEYQLFEETIEKDIAFGPSNLGLNEEEINNRVKLSMEAVGLDYELFKDKSPFELSGGQKRRVAIAGVIAMNPEVLILDEPTAGLDPGGRDEIFELITKLHKNNDMTIILSSHSMDDMAKLAKTIIVMNHGKIEFMGSPREVFNSKAERLKEIGLDIPQVLELAIKLREKGFNIREDILTIEEAKEEILKVLKGGQEC; translated from the coding sequence ATGTCGATTAAAGTAAAGAATTTAACTCATATTTATAATGAAGGAATGCCTTTTAGTAGTAAAGCCTTAGATGATATTAGTTTTGAAATAAAAGATAAAGATTTTGTTGGACTTATAGGTCATACAGGTTCAGGTAAGTCAACATTAATACAACATTTAAATGGAATATTAAAACCTTCATCAGGTGATATATTTATAAATGATTTTAAAATAACAGACCCTGATTTAAATTTAACTGAAATAAGAAAAAGAGTTGGAGTAGTATTTCAATATCCAGAATATCAATTATTTGAAGAAACGATAGAAAAAGATATAGCTTTTGGACCTTCTAATTTAGGTTTAAATGAAGAAGAGATTAATAATAGAGTAAAACTATCTATGGAAGCTGTTGGACTTGATTATGAGTTATTTAAAGACAAATCTCCATTTGAATTATCTGGAGGTCAAAAGAGAAGAGTAGCAATAGCTGGAGTTATAGCTATGAATCCTGAAGTTTTAATTTTAGATGAACCTACAGCAGGATTAGACCCAGGTGGTAGAGACGAAATATTTGAACTTATAACTAAATTACATAAGAATAATGACATGACTATAATATTATCGTCTCATAGTATGGATGATATGGCTAAGCTAGCTAAAACGATAATAGTAATGAATCATGGAAAAATAGAATTTATGGGATCTCCTAGAGAAGTATTTAACTCTAAAGCAGAAAGATTAAAAGAAATAGGGTTAGATATACCTCAAGTTTTAGAGCTTGCTATAAAGTTAAGAGAAAAAGGATTTAACATAAGAGAAGATATATTAACGATAGAAGAGGCTAAAGAAGAAATACTTAAAGTGTTAAAAGGAGGGCAAGAATGTTAA
- a CDS encoding DNA-directed RNA polymerase subunit alpha yields the protein MIEIEKPKVDIIELSEDYRYGKFVIEPLERGYGITIGNALRRILLSSLPGVAVNSIKIDGVLHEFSTVPGVKEDVTEIILALKELSATIDGEGSRTLKIEAQGPCTIKGSDIICPPDVEILSKDLHIATLDENSKFNMEIHVDKGRGYVSAEENKTEHMPIGVLPVDSIYTPVEKVSYHVENTRVGQKSDYDKLILEVWTNGSINPQEGISLAAKVLVEHLNLFIDLTEHVSNVEIMVEKEEDQKEKVLEMTIEELDLSVRSYNCLKRAGINTVEELANKSEDDMMKVRNLGKKSLEEVIQKLEELGLGLKPSEE from the coding sequence ATGATAGAAATAGAAAAACCAAAAGTAGATATAATAGAACTTAGCGAAGACTATAGATATGGAAAGTTTGTCATAGAACCTCTTGAAAGAGGCTATGGAATAACTATAGGGAATGCTTTAAGAAGAATATTATTATCATCTTTACCTGGTGTTGCAGTTAATTCTATAAAAATAGATGGAGTTCTTCATGAATTCTCTACTGTACCAGGTGTTAAAGAAGATGTTACTGAAATTATATTAGCATTAAAAGAACTTTCAGCTACTATAGATGGTGAAGGTAGTAGAACTCTTAAAATAGAGGCTCAAGGACCATGCACTATCAAAGGATCAGACATAATATGTCCTCCTGATGTTGAAATATTAAGTAAGGATTTACATATAGCTACGCTAGATGAAAATTCTAAGTTTAATATGGAAATACATGTAGACAAAGGTAGAGGTTACGTTTCTGCTGAAGAAAATAAGACAGAGCATATGCCTATAGGTGTTTTACCTGTAGATTCAATATATACTCCTGTTGAAAAAGTAAGCTACCATGTTGAAAATACTAGAGTAGGTCAAAAGTCAGATTATGATAAATTAATACTAGAAGTTTGGACTAATGGAAGTATAAATCCTCAAGAAGGAATATCTCTAGCAGCTAAAGTACTAGTTGAACACTTAAATCTATTCATAGACTTAACAGAGCATGTAAGCAATGTTGAGATAATGGTAGAAAAAGAAGAAGACCAAAAAGAAAAAGTTCTAGAAATGACAATAGAAGAATTAGATTTATCTGTTAGATCTTACAACTGTTTAAAGAGAGCGGGAATAAACACAGTTGAAGAATTAGCTAATAAATCTGAGGACGATATGATGAAGGTTAGAAATCTAGGGAAGAAATCTCTAGAGGAAGTAATCCAAAAGTTAGAAGAACTTGGACTAGGTCTTAAACCAAGCGAAGAATAG
- a CDS encoding energy-coupling factor transporter ATPase has protein sequence MNNIIEVNNVSFEYITDESTLKAIDNLDLQVKEGEFVAIIGHNGSGKSTLSKNLNAILFPTEGNILINEMDTRDEDRLWDIRQTAGMVFQNPDNQIVATVVEEDVAFGPENLGIEPNEIKKRVEESLKSVGMYELRDRQPHLLSGGQKQRVAIAGIIAMKPKCIIFDEATAMLDPSGRKEVMKTIKRLNKEENITTLHITHFMEEAVEADRVVVMEKGRKLLEGTPKDVFSKVETLKNIGLDVPGMTELSNLLQEEGLDIRNDILTVDEMVMELCRLK, from the coding sequence ATGAATAATATAATAGAAGTCAATAATGTATCATTTGAGTATATTACAGATGAAAGTACACTTAAAGCTATAGATAATCTAGACTTACAAGTTAAAGAGGGAGAATTTGTAGCTATAATAGGGCATAATGGTTCAGGGAAATCTACATTGTCTAAGAACTTAAATGCAATATTATTTCCTACTGAAGGTAATATACTTATAAATGAAATGGATACTAGAGATGAAGACAGGTTATGGGATATAAGACAGACAGCAGGAATGGTATTCCAAAACCCAGATAACCAAATAGTTGCAACTGTAGTAGAAGAAGATGTAGCATTTGGTCCAGAAAACTTAGGTATAGAGCCTAATGAAATAAAAAAAAGAGTTGAGGAATCTCTAAAAAGTGTAGGTATGTATGAGTTAAGAGATAGACAACCTCACTTATTATCAGGAGGACAAAAGCAAAGGGTAGCTATCGCAGGTATAATAGCTATGAAGCCTAAATGTATTATATTTGATGAAGCAACAGCTATGCTAGATCCATCTGGTAGAAAAGAAGTAATGAAGACTATAAAAAGGCTAAATAAAGAAGAAAATATAACTACATTACACATAACTCACTTTATGGAAGAGGCAGTAGAAGCAGATAGAGTTGTAGTTATGGAAAAAGGCAGAAAATTATTAGAAGGTACACCTAAAGATGTTTTTAGTAAAGTTGAGACATTAAAAAATATAGGATTAGATGTGCCTGGTATGACAGAGTTATCTAATTTACTGCAAGAAGAAGGATTAGATATAAGAAATGATATATTAACAGTAGATGAGATGGTGATGGAATTATGTCGATTAAAGTAA
- a CDS encoding energy-coupling factor transporter transmembrane component T family protein: protein MLKDITIGQHYPSNSLIHKLDARVKLIATLIFMISLFIIDKFWPYAIVFLALVATIKLSNIPFKYIMNGIKPLKWIIIFTFVINIFFLPGDPIVSFGFIKITDQGVRQAIFMALRLILLVLGTSMLTLTTSPMDLTDGIERLLNPFNKIGLPVHELSMMMTIALRFIPTLLDETDKIMKAQMSRGADFESKNIISRAKNLVPLLVPLFVSAFRRAEELSMAMEARCYRGGYNRTKMRQSIITKNDYTAVCILVVYLVIIIVTRFI from the coding sequence ATGTTAAAAGATATAACAATAGGTCAACATTACCCTTCTAATTCATTAATTCATAAATTGGATGCAAGGGTTAAGCTAATAGCAACCTTAATATTTATGATATCATTATTTATAATTGATAAGTTTTGGCCATATGCTATAGTATTTTTAGCATTAGTGGCTACTATAAAATTATCTAATATACCATTTAAGTATATTATGAATGGAATTAAACCTCTTAAATGGATTATAATATTCACATTTGTAATAAATATATTTTTCCTTCCAGGAGATCCTATAGTATCTTTTGGTTTTATAAAAATAACTGACCAGGGAGTTAGACAAGCTATATTTATGGCATTAAGATTAATACTTTTAGTATTAGGGACATCTATGTTAACATTAACAACTTCTCCTATGGATCTTACAGATGGTATTGAAAGATTATTAAATCCATTTAATAAAATAGGATTACCAGTACATGAATTATCTATGATGATGACTATAGCTTTAAGATTCATACCTACATTATTAGATGAAACAGATAAAATAATGAAAGCTCAAATGTCTAGAGGTGCAGATTTTGAAAGTAAAAATATTATAAGTAGAGCTAAAAATCTAGTTCCTTTACTAGTGCCTCTATTTGTAAGTGCATTTAGAAGAGCTGAAGAACTTTCTATGGCTATGGAAGCTAGATGTTATAGAGGGGGATATAATAGAACTAAAATGAGACAGTCAATTATAACTAAGAATGATTATACAGCAGTTTGTATACTGGTAGTATATTTGGTTATAATTATAGTTACGAGATTTATCTAA
- the rplQ gene encoding 50S ribosomal protein L17, whose translation MATYRKLGRETAHRNLMLRNLVTDLLRNGRIETTVTRAKETRRMAEKMITLAKRGDLHARRQVLAYVMDETVVNNLFTDIAPKYAERNGGYTRIIKKGPRRGDAAEMAFIELV comes from the coding sequence ATGGCTACTTACCGTAAATTAGGACGTGAGACAGCTCACAGAAACCTTATGTTAAGAAACTTAGTAACTGATTTACTAAGAAACGGAAGAATAGAAACAACTGTAACTAGAGCAAAAGAAACTCGTAGAATGGCAGAAAAGATGATAACTCTTGCTAAAAGAGGAGATCTTCACGCTAGAAGACAAGTTTTAGCTTACGTTATGGATGAGACTGTAGTAAACAACTTATTCACTGATATAGCTCCAAAATATGCAGAGAGAAACGGTGGATACACTAGAATAATCAAAAAAGGACCAAGAAGAGGCGACGCTGCTGAAATGGCTTTCATAGAATTAGTATAG